A portion of the Acidobacteriota bacterium genome contains these proteins:
- a CDS encoding strawberry notch family protein: MYSIQERSSEGLSAPELTSSNTTPTVEHHSQPDLDINIYSPRFIIGGSPHPGVIVEPPGLANVEPPPLRYRPRLPKDLSETGKLSAMQLERIIYAGQAHEQRLADGSRAGISIGDGTGTGKTATLAGVILDNWFQRRRRAVWFSVKTDLIEAVSDEFKRLGLAPPIKLINNFPTDQEIDIQDGIVFCTYRSLIARSKKGNKRLDQITRWLGANGVVIFDEGHKAKYAFADDRGKSTQTGAAVLEIQNPERFPDVRVVYSSATSAGEVRHLAYMSRLGLWGAGTNFPIGFEQFAEEIESGGVGALEMVCRDLKAMGRYLCGNLSMGTDPESGLSVEFREVIHKLTPAQRRMYDNMALGWQEVFRNIHRALDLTNSGKATRSSALNQFWAEHQRCFRNLITAFKVPTLIREIEDALSRKESIVVSITGTGESQTKKQIERAADQEEAIDSLDFSPRETLTRLVANCFPTACFQERTNPYSGTIEYIPLVDANGDQVESRAALQLRAELLDKLSILEVPEHPLDQLVNYFGVENIAEMTGRKKRLIRTANGTLEYRPRQLAGVPSKLINLHEKNAFQNGDKTDCRHVRSGIDRRQPSCRQIRWESAKTASYRCGTEMVSR, encoded by the coding sequence ATGTATTCCATTCAAGAACGAAGTTCGGAAGGACTTTCGGCGCCGGAACTTACTTCGAGCAATACGACCCCAACCGTAGAGCATCATTCCCAACCTGATCTAGACATAAACATTTATTCCCCGCGATTTATTATCGGGGGATCGCCACATCCGGGAGTGATTGTTGAACCTCCAGGCCTCGCCAATGTTGAACCGCCACCGCTTCGTTACCGGCCACGGCTTCCGAAGGACCTGTCGGAGACCGGAAAGCTTTCGGCAATGCAATTGGAGAGGATCATCTATGCGGGACAGGCGCATGAGCAGAGGCTGGCGGACGGTTCGCGAGCGGGTATAAGCATCGGCGACGGAACCGGAACCGGCAAGACGGCGACGCTTGCGGGAGTCATTCTGGACAACTGGTTCCAGAGACGGCGGCGGGCCGTTTGGTTTTCTGTAAAAACCGACCTGATCGAAGCTGTCTCCGATGAGTTCAAGAGACTTGGGCTGGCGCCGCCGATCAAGCTGATCAATAACTTTCCAACCGATCAGGAGATAGATATTCAGGACGGAATTGTTTTCTGCACATATCGATCGCTAATCGCCAGATCGAAAAAGGGTAACAAAAGGCTCGATCAAATAACCCGTTGGCTTGGAGCAAACGGAGTCGTGATCTTCGATGAAGGGCATAAGGCTAAGTACGCCTTTGCCGACGACCGCGGCAAATCTACACAGACTGGAGCCGCCGTACTTGAGATCCAGAATCCCGAGAGGTTTCCGGATGTGAGAGTGGTCTACTCTTCCGCGACGTCGGCAGGGGAAGTGCGACATCTTGCCTATATGTCGCGCCTTGGGCTTTGGGGAGCAGGGACTAATTTTCCGATAGGCTTCGAGCAGTTCGCTGAAGAGATCGAATCCGGAGGTGTCGGTGCTCTGGAGATGGTCTGCCGGGATCTTAAGGCGATGGGACGATACCTATGCGGCAATCTGAGTATGGGAACCGATCCGGAATCCGGCCTGTCGGTCGAGTTCCGCGAGGTGATTCATAAACTCACTCCGGCTCAACGACGGATGTATGACAACATGGCCCTGGGCTGGCAGGAAGTCTTTCGAAATATCCATCGAGCTCTGGATCTAACTAACTCCGGCAAGGCCACCCGAAGCAGTGCTCTCAATCAGTTTTGGGCTGAACATCAACGCTGCTTTCGCAATCTGATCACGGCATTTAAGGTTCCGACGCTGATCCGCGAGATCGAAGATGCCCTCAGCAGAAAAGAGTCCATTGTGGTGTCGATAACGGGCACGGGCGAGAGCCAAACCAAGAAGCAGATAGAGCGTGCGGCAGATCAGGAAGAGGCTATCGACAGCCTCGATTTCAGTCCGAGAGAAACGCTTACTCGATTAGTAGCGAATTGTTTTCCAACCGCCTGCTTTCAGGAAAGAACCAATCCATATAGCGGAACTATAGAATACATACCTCTCGTAGACGCCAATGGCGACCAGGTTGAAAGCCGTGCAGCTCTGCAACTGCGAGCCGAGCTATTGGATAAGCTATCAATACTTGAGGTTCCCGAACATCCGCTCGATCAACTCGTGAACTATTTCGGGGTAGAGAACATTGCCGAGATGACCGGCCGGAAGAAACGCCTTATCCGGACGGCGAATGGCACACTGGAGTATCGGCCGAGACAACTCGCTGGTGTCCCTTCAAAACTTATCAACCTCCACGAAAAAAATGCTTTTCAGAATGGTGATAAAACGGATTGCCGTCATGTCCGAAGTGGCATCGACCGGAGACAGCCTTCATGCAGGCAAATCCGTTGGGAATCAGCAAAGACGGCTTCATATCGCTGCGGAACTGAAATGGTCAGCCGATAA
- a CDS encoding strawberry notch C-terminal domain-containing protein, translating to MSEVASTGDSLHAGKSVGNQQRRLHIAAELKWSADKQIQDFGAHIGQVNGTFTELGGEKRFSSTIARRLGNMGALTKGDRRAEKAGNLDKYNLESREGRSALSVVLAGIMRGREIEGLDDPKQALRDMGLIKTGDADEQIPDSEKTNIPRFLNRLLSLEVDRQNALFDYFYSTFLETIEYLKQKGKLDDGMEDLKAMSVAVSGSPEVLNSDPLTGAKTIYYKLELKVATTPARYLDMATSEIHQFYQDRRDGSFIAVRRTLSHTDPETGERYQMFSITKPSGRNTA from the coding sequence ATGTCCGAAGTGGCATCGACCGGAGACAGCCTTCATGCAGGCAAATCCGTTGGGAATCAGCAAAGACGGCTTCATATCGCTGCGGAACTGAAATGGTCAGCCGATAAACAGATCCAGGATTTCGGCGCACACATCGGACAGGTCAATGGCACCTTCACGGAACTCGGCGGCGAGAAAAGGTTCTCTTCTACTATCGCCAGAAGACTTGGTAATATGGGAGCCCTTACAAAGGGTGACCGGCGTGCCGAAAAGGCCGGCAACCTTGATAAATATAATCTTGAATCCAGAGAAGGGCGTTCGGCGTTAAGTGTTGTACTTGCCGGCATTATGAGAGGCCGGGAGATCGAAGGGCTCGATGATCCGAAACAGGCGCTGAGAGATATGGGGCTTATTAAAACGGGCGATGCCGACGAGCAGATCCCCGACAGCGAAAAGACGAATATTCCTAGATTCCTCAACAGGTTGCTCTCCCTGGAGGTCGACCGGCAAAATGCGCTATTCGATTATTTCTATTCAACATTCCTCGAAACGATCGAATACCTAAAACAGAAAGGAAAACTCGATGACGGGATGGAAGACCTGAAAGCTATGTCAGTCGCCGTCTCGGGATCGCCGGAGGTTCTTAACTCAGATCCTCTGACCGGCGCGAAGACCATTTATTACAAATTGGAACTTAAAGTCGCGACAACGCCGGCAAGATATCTTGACATGGCGACCAGCGAGATACACCAATTCTATCAGGACCGGCGAGACGGATCGTTCATAGCGGTGAGAAGAACTTTATCCCATACCGATCCGGAAACAGGGGAGCGGTATCAGATGTTCTCGATAACAAAGCCTTCGGGCCGCAATACGGCATAG